In one window of Pseudomonadota bacterium DNA:
- a CDS encoding MotA/TolQ/ExbB proton channel family protein, translating into MDSLPKVFQGVEALVRMGGDVIYALMAVTFLMWTLILERFWHIYRVQPRESALVVATWEARRDHVSWYAQQIRRQIISEASQSVRRFIPMIKTLIRLCPLLGLLGTVTGMIEVFDVMSLVGSGNVRAMAGGVSKATIPTMTGMTAALAGVYFSARLDQLSKRRIQELEDRLSSG; encoded by the coding sequence ATGGACTCCTTGCCTAAGGTGTTCCAGGGCGTGGAGGCCCTGGTGCGCATGGGGGGCGACGTGATCTACGCCCTCATGGCGGTCACGTTCCTGATGTGGACGCTGATCCTGGAGCGCTTCTGGCACATCTACAGGGTGCAGCCGCGCGAGAGCGCCCTGGTCGTGGCCACATGGGAAGCGCGGCGCGATCACGTATCCTGGTACGCTCAGCAGATCCGACGCCAGATCATTTCCGAGGCTTCTCAGAGCGTCCGGCGTTTCATCCCCATGATCAAGACGTTGATCAGGCTCTGTCCCCTGCTGGGGCTGTTGGGGACGGTCACGGGCATGATCGAAGTCTTCGACGTCATGTCGCTCGTGGGCAGCGGCAACGTCCGCGCGATGGCCGGTGGCGTGTCCAAGGCAACCATCCCTACGATGACCGGCATGACAGCGGCCCTTGCCGGTGTATATTTCAGTGCTCGCTTGGACCAGCTTTCCAAGCGCAGAATCCAGGAACTCGAAGATAGGCTCAGCTCAGGCTAG
- a CDS encoding MotA/TolQ/ExbB proton channel family protein, with protein MAKCAAGLWLASWLVVAGGAQAQPKNLNDLLRQVKQGWQADRAETKKREAEFRTAKRRQASLLDSAKAQLRKLEKRGANLEAEFNHNETKITEGENTLKERLGTLGELFGVIRQYAGDMRSQLESSLASAQYPGRADSLQKLATSKELPAIEELERLWYLMQQETIEQGKVARFKGTVVDANGNKTEREVIRVGIFNAVADGKYLDWLPATKELVELTRQPQPRYLDGAESIATVVGGDVATFFGVDFTRGSMLRALIRTPSFRERIDYGGVIGYTIIVLGFAAFLVALAKLGHLSFIGLKVRQQRNNLGAPSADNPLGRVLLVQADNPTADIDTLQHRLNEVILRELPKLDSYLWAVKIVSVVAPLMGLLGTVTGLIRTFQAMTLFGTGDPKRMAGGISEALVTTMLGLMVAIALVLLHSWVRSLSGRVMGVLDEQSAGLVARRAEQQTTGGHGLLA; from the coding sequence CAAGAAACGAGAGGCGGAGTTTCGTACAGCGAAACGTCGCCAGGCCAGCCTGCTGGACAGCGCCAAGGCCCAGCTGCGCAAGCTCGAGAAGCGCGGAGCGAACCTGGAGGCGGAGTTCAATCACAACGAAACCAAGATCACCGAGGGCGAAAACACGCTCAAGGAACGCCTCGGTACCTTGGGTGAGCTTTTTGGCGTGATTCGGCAATACGCCGGTGACATGCGCAGCCAGCTGGAGTCGTCGCTAGCCAGCGCCCAGTATCCGGGCCGGGCGGACAGCCTACAGAAGCTGGCCACCAGCAAGGAGCTGCCTGCCATCGAGGAGCTCGAGCGACTCTGGTACCTCATGCAGCAGGAAACGATCGAGCAAGGAAAAGTCGCGCGCTTCAAAGGCACGGTCGTAGATGCCAACGGTAACAAAACCGAACGGGAGGTCATCCGAGTCGGGATCTTCAACGCGGTCGCGGACGGCAAGTACCTCGACTGGCTGCCCGCAACCAAAGAGCTCGTGGAGCTGACCCGGCAGCCTCAACCACGCTATTTGGACGGAGCCGAGTCGATCGCCACCGTGGTGGGCGGCGACGTGGCCACCTTCTTCGGCGTGGACTTCACGCGTGGCTCGATGCTACGAGCGCTCATCCGCACTCCGAGCTTCCGCGAGCGGATCGACTACGGCGGCGTGATTGGCTACACCATCATCGTACTCGGGTTCGCTGCGTTCCTGGTGGCCCTCGCAAAGCTCGGCCACTTGTCGTTCATCGGTCTCAAGGTGCGCCAGCAGCGCAATAACCTGGGAGCTCCCAGTGCCGACAATCCCCTCGGGCGGGTGCTCTTGGTTCAGGCCGACAATCCGACCGCAGACATCGACACCCTGCAGCATCGCCTGAACGAGGTGATCCTGCGCGAGCTGCCCAAGCTCGACAGCTACCTGTGGGCCGTCAAGATCGTGTCGGTAGTAGCACCGCTCATGGGGCTGCTCGGAACGGTCACGGGCTTGATACGCACCTTCCAGGCCATGACTCTGTTCGGCACGGGTGACCCCAAACGAATGGCTGGAGGTATTTCCGAGGCCCTGGTCACCACGATGTTGGGCTTGATGGTGGCCATCGCGCTCGTGCTGCTGCACAGCTGGGTCCGCAGCTTGAGCGGCCGGGTCATGGGCGTGCTCGATGAGCAGAGCGCCGGGCTGGTAGCGCGGCGTGCCGAGCAACAGACGACAGGCGGTCATGGACTCCTTGCCTAA